A DNA window from Drosophila biarmipes strain raj3 chromosome 2R, RU_DBia_V1.1, whole genome shotgun sequence contains the following coding sequences:
- the LOC108022154 gene encoding serine palmitoyltransferase small subunit B, whose protein sequence is MYQKLAEDYAKFKRYVKWLYLLYELNTQIAICEPWEKVFLNVLLGSFVSLILYASVAFVPGYCVTVFHLLWPLGTMQNPTSACSSNIEGFCGNESGAVIT, encoded by the exons ATGTACCAAAAGCTGGCCGAGGATTATGCGAAATTCAAGCGCTACGTGAAATGGCTGTACTTGCTCTACGAGCTGAACACGCAGATCGCCATCTGTGAGCCCTGGGAAAAGGTGTTCCTGA ACGTGCTCCTGGGCAGCTTTGTGTCCCTAATCCTCTACGCATCCGTCGCCTTCGTTCCCGGCTATTGTGTGACTGTCTTCCACCTCCTGTGGCCCCTGGGGACCATGCAAAATCCCACCAGCGCCTGCAGTTCGAATATCGAGGGCTTCTGCGGCAACGAAAGCGGAGCAGTAATAACATAA
- the LOC108022838 gene encoding peptidyl-prolyl cis-trans isomerase E has product MSNDKRTVYVGGLADEVTERLLNNAFIPFGDIADIQMPADYESQRHRGFAFIEYEQSEDAAAAIDNMNDSELCGRTIRVNLAKPVRVKEDSFKPVWADDDWLQKHAGATLQPEGDPEAEKVETPSTGPAVIEKAEKRNPQVFFDVRIGGNDAGRIVMLLRADVVPKTAENFRQLCTHEQGYGYKGCSFHRVIPEFMCQGGDFTNNNGTGGKSIYGKKFNDENFTLKHNSFGTLSMANSGANTNGSQFFICTTKTDWLDNKHVVFGHVISGAEVVRKMERCGSKSGTPSQKIVIYACGELK; this is encoded by the exons ATGTCGAACGACAAGCGCACCGTTTATGTGGGCGGCCTGGCCGACGAGGTGACAGAGCGGCTGCTGAACAACGCCTTCATACCCTTTGGCGATATAGCCGACATACAGATGCCGGCCGACTACGAATCACAACGCCACCGGGGATTCGCCTTCATAGAGTACGAGCAGAGCGAAGATGCAGCGGCTGCTATAGACAACATG AACGACTCGGAGCTCTGTGGGCGCACTATCCGCGTGAATTTGGCCAAACCGGTGCGCGTCAAAGAGGACAGTTTCAAGCCCGTTTGGGCGGACGACGACTGGCTGCAGAAGCATGCGGGCGCCACACTGCAGCCGGAGGGCGATCCGGAGGCGGAGAAGGTGGAAACCCCCTCCACGGGGCCAGCAGTCATCGAGAAAGCAGAGAAGCGCAACCCACAGGTCTTCTTCGACGTGCGGATTGGCGGCAACGACGCCGGTCGCATCGTGATGCTCCTCCGGGCGGACGTGGTGCCCAAGACGGCGGAGAACTTTCGCCAGTTGTGCACCCACGAGCAGGGCTACGGCTACAAGGGCTGCTCCTTCCACCGCGTGATCCCAGAGTTT ATGTGCCAGGGAGGCGACTTTACCAATAACAATGGTACCGGCGGCAAGTCCATCTATGGCAAGAAGTTTAACGACGAGAACTTCACCCTTAAACACAATAGTTTCGGCACTCTGTCCATGGCCAACTCGGGGGCGAATACAAATGGCTCGCAGTTCTTCATATGCACCACGAAAACAGATTGGCTGGACAACAAGCATGTGGTCTTCGGCCATGTCATCAGTGGCGCCGAGGTGGTGCGCAAAATGGAGCGGTGCGGCTCCAAGTCGGGCACTCCCAGCCAGAAGATTGTCATCTACGCCTGCGGAGAACTCAAATAA
- the LOC108022840 gene encoding 60S ribosomal protein L18a, whose protein sequence is MRAKGLLKEYEVVGRKLPSEKEPQTPLYKMRIFAPDNIVAKSRFWYFLRQLKKFKKTTGEIVSIKQVYETSPVKIKNFGIWLRYDSRSGTHNMYREYRDLTVGGAVTQCYRDMGARHRARAHSIQIIKVDSIPAAKTRRVHVKQFHDSKIKFPLVQRVHHKGNRKLFSFRKPRTYFQ, encoded by the exons ATGAGAGCCAAGGGATTG TTGAAGGAGTACGAGGTCGTGGGCCGCAAGCTGCCCAGCGAGAAGGAGCCCCAGACGCCGCTCTACAAGATGCGCATCTTCGCTCCCGACAACATCGTGGCCAAATCCCGCTTCTGGTACTTCCTGCGCCAGCTGAAGAAGTTCAAGAAGACCACCGGCGAGATCGTGTCCATCAAGCAGGTGTACGAGACGTCGCCCGTGAAGATCAAGAACTTCGGCATCTGGCTGCGCTACGACTCCCGCTCGGGCACCCACAACATGTACCGCGAGTACCGTGACCTGACCGTCGGCGGTGCCGTCACTCAGTGCTACCGCGACATGGGCGCCCGCCACCGTGCCCGTGCCCACTCCATCCAGATCATCAAGGTGGACTCCATCCCTGCCGCCAAGACGCGCCGCGTGCACGTCAAGCAGTTCCACGACTCCAAGATCAAGTTCCCACTGGTCCAGCGTGTGCACCACAAGGGCAACAGGAAACTGTTCTCGTTCAGGAAGCCCAGGACCTACTTCCAGTAG
- the LOC108022654 gene encoding uncharacterized protein LOC108022654 — protein sequence MMEALDQQQAKLTSNRDDGEAGTGSGTGSEVGATTGAGGGAAGEEDDFEEPHHALGLEEEESENNNAQEKKGEGKRKKSADDVIDLTLANGQDCRDTLEEGAELAAESPLGVRDATEKAENETSLLDPADAAPPSTDLVKQELPEDNPEELLEPAKIPHVGEFLGGIKTEVVDPADSLSDNQKEFLSDEEEQPVDFPVVKSVSQDAEPAVHIVPQEAESEDVEDKYCPSVNEDSESDDEEKVFTPPVIDLETDSECGEKEFLSIKDSNSPVLQNEEVKEESQSSNDLYKDAVGEDISNAEPEVEKVPLHPPDESLLDGSDTVDSPSLTMDVDLPSSEYGGAPSNVIKIESDSDDEVRSDSVKLKESTEEVVPVIKLNGAHQVLKEEKQEEEEEKEQVEPEQTPEEHKQLSVITNHIGNNTKVEDSIVPQEPPLSLILPVRASRSRSTSSRSSTVSSASQPQLVIDHPESEHNARVQTLKLSLKRRRSKSSFVSQPEKQAKVETGSSVSSLLLQRLQGNPNVGPPPVSTESQVLNCAKCNLQFEFESFQQLNEHQAQCNGIRSVSTSSSQLLQKKERFFRCAQCSSVHQCWHFFLHMREVHQRYICLYCNHVYPSVEKLSLHLENKHDIDQSHFAKDAWALQQKTEDRARHLVCCTCQATFVQGSEFEDHDCAQLMQPCALCGQKGCHAMGCKNNKRKPIRRKRKVRRPPELPPPPPPQQVVEQPAPIQVIPEQLPLQLPPQPELENAPLQPELQNPFPVENIPAPEAVEEPPAPPIPKLVVPKIMLRVPKEFQKSVDAALSSTDTEDEELETTQAAEEAVPAPPEDLPVEAPPSIQPPVVSFEDSTSAKLNRVLAELERTKLDIERTKADIITKKQSKAIMAHAQVDNIVPQVVDPPQQLQPQQEEQRRWSLTPPASPHNNHVNLPEPPPAVITEFQDRPDAVRRNSLGSDCMDIDDSLNGPELEDSRDQTEEQEESVEPAQPLLESQKVAEPLPIEPPPPADGIMVAGADTHTVDLQLDRPLDRFSMVDFVRLCLNSVYAMCLYCNHARRIAVNGKQLVLHIISKHRFTATVDSITAEELHAETIVARLKSFLPHLESEYMNAASCCSVEGGKYAEPFNERIYECFTCRFVTSTHKELYTHNRRMHIKSNIMCVMCETNFYSYSEILCHICPGEVAGSVYDLQFRCCLCEMAPLPSAFRLMVHLRKQHQACDICLEDCQSQAKLSSHVWKHKLLHLCYRCGIAYRNKQDISKHLFWKHGTESASCKQCLQKRWRHVYHFCVPPAQFPCEQCGFVFSKAIYLEVHQRMHSGDFRYACTEEGCEEKFVSRKLLLKHASSHAVKELPQAVPEEPPNCDNTVQKLEEIKKEPEGEESKDGNEKEDKPLSAAETNKESAKKEESEETFKEQPVSKSENRKRRKKSKRNKESLEDLNLIAPNLSESDSSDDSDSDAPKSSHQEQPVLPMRSSVDDLDMPKVMLSPSSESDAEELDGKTKPEDKGQLLEESKEDKDLDANKVDEESEPKKEEEQVDVSIWKNLLQNQPVNSEDQTAKEEEMESVLANQPPAKLHVAWSDHDYCKLHRTPPPSPVKQKLIDKASTKTSGQNASSDSDSSSSSSSSDSDSSSCSCGSNCSCSSSNSSSSSDDSDDSDSSIARGSPQKRSRKKSLKLKKSTESLKNGHQTDRDTADDVKLNAVNENHNSAAPPSPKLPLYNESDFDTAFSDTDEEFYDSHPQKLANELLAQKREALLAEHAPLRPSNNYDIVENSRPSTPSLPEEASAFADKRERVRSKKKKRERKSTCKSGKIPQMSSTPLPMDRMVGIPGMIAPLEPPTPIQSQQESSLFPVTPLTHRHLQSSMTRMSEGSSCSDADGQLKRSKRQRRPNKFYGYTSDDENMSAVLAPPLQVGMQLIKPQPPPQLTWAKEDLPTPPKQRNRNNNNSHHHHSHSNGGSGLAGLSRKRSKQRSLLGAGGSRSAKRHKPDREDHLPPIPTLKIRPSLLPATAPPTDSSDTSSDEDDLEINVTSLAAPQPAPPPVLPPPAPVALPVQPPPPPPAATAFNQPIPPALLPNPGFATLQYFKANNIRYPIRPPAGARLAREGESVYCYCRCPYDEVSEMIACDGDNCLIEWFHFECVGIMVAPQGKWFCAECRPKYSEGIFQGAKPQ from the exons ATGATGGAAGCATTGGATCAGCAACAAGCCAAGCTAACGTCTAACCGAGATGATGGAGAAGCGGGAACAGGATCGGGAACGGGCTCGGAAGTGGGAGCGACCactggagcaggaggaggagctgccgGCGAGGAAGACGACTTCGAGGAGCCTCATCATGCGCTGGgcctggaggaggaggagagcgAGAACAACAACGCCCAGGAGAAGAAGGGCGAGGGAAAGCGGAAAAAGAGCGCCGATGACGTGATAGACTTAACCCTGGCAAATGGCCAGGATTGCAGAGACACACTAGAGGAGGGGGCAGAGCTGGCAGCGGAATCTCCTCTCGGTGTGAGAGACGCCACAGAAAAAGCAGAGAACGAGACATCTCTCTTGGATCCAGCAGACGCTGCTCCGCCATCCACAGATCTTGTCAAGCAAGAGCTGCCCGAAGATAACCCCGAGGAGCTGCTAGAACCCGCAAAAATTCCACATGTAGGGGAGTTCTTGGGTGGTATAAAGACCGAAGTGGTTGACCCAGCCGATTCGTTAAGTGATAACCAAAAGGAGTTCTTATCCGATGAAGAAGAGCAGCCAGTGGACTTTCCAGTCGTAAAAAGTGTGTCACAAGACGCTGAGCCGGCTGTCCATATTGTGCCACAGGAAGCAGAGAGTGAAGACGTAGAAGACAAATATTGCCCCTCTGTCAATGAAGATTCCGAAAGTGATGACGAGGAAAAAGTATTCACCCCGCCAGTTATAGATCTGGAAACGGACTCGGAATGTGGGGAAAAGGAGTTTTTATCCATTAAAGATTCCAACAGTCCTGTTTTGCAGAACGAAGAAGTAAAGGAGGAGTCCCAGTCCTCAAATGATCTTTATAAAGATGCTGTTGGTGAGGATATTTCGAATGCAGAACCTGAAGTGGAAAAAGTACCATTGCATCCTCCCGACGAATCTCTTCTAGACGGATCCGATACAGTGGATTCTCCTTCGTTGACCATGGATGTAGATCTTCCAAGCAGCGAATACGGAGGTGCTCCCTCAAATGTCATTAAAATCGAATCGGATTCAGATGATGAAGTTCGCAGTGATAGTGTCAAACTGAAGGAATCTACTGAAGAAGTCGTTCCCGTGATCAAACTTAACGGGGCTCATCAAGTTTTGAAAGAAGAGAagcaggaggaggaagaggagaaGGAGCAAGTGGAGCCCGAACAAACACCAGAGGAGCACAAGCAACTGTCTGTGATAACAAACCACATTGGCAACAACACAAAAGTGGAGGACTCAATCGTTCCACAGGAGCCGCCGCTTTCCCTGATCCTACCCGTTCGTGCGAGCCGTAGCAGGAGCacaagcagcaggagcagcaccGTGAGCTCCGCCTCGCAGCCCCAGCTGGTCATCGATCACCCGGAGAGCGAGCACAATGCAAGGGTGCAGACGCTGAAGCTTTCCCTGAAGCGCAGGCGCAGCAAAAGTTCCTTCGTCAGCCAACCCGAGAAACAGGCAAAAGTCGAAACTGGTAGCTCAGTCTCCTCGCTGCTCCTGCAACGTCTCCAGGGAAATCCTAATGTAGGCCCACCCCCGGTCTCAACGGAAAGCCAAGTCCTAAATTGTGCGAAGTGCAATCTACAGTTTGAGTTCGAAAGCTTCCAGCAGCTGAACGAGCACCAGGCCCAGTGCAACGGCATCAGGAGCGTCAGTACGAGCAGTTCTCAGCTGCTTCAGAAGAAGGAACGCTTTTTCCGTTGCGCGCAATGCAGCAGTGTGCACCAGTGTTGGCACTTTTTCCTGCACATGCGAGAAGTTCACCAGCGCTACATTTGCCTATATTGCAACCACGTATATCCCAGTGTGGAGAAGCTATCGCTGCATCTGGAGAACAAGCACGATATCGACCAGAGCCACTTCGCCAAGGATGCTTGGGCTCTGCAGCAGAAAACAGAGGATAGGGCAAGGCATCTCGTCTGTTGCACATGCCAAGCCACCTTCGTACAGGGCTCTGAGTTCGAAGATCACGATTGCGCCCAGTTGATGCAGCCATGTGCTTTGTGTGGCCAAAAGGGTTGCCATGCCATGGGCTGCAAGAATAACAAACGAAAGCCGATACGAAGAAAGAGAAAAGTGCGAAGGCCGCCAGAACTGCCTCCCCCTCCGCCACCGCAGCAGGTGGTTGAACAACCCGCACCAATACAGGTAATACCGGAGCAACTGCCATTgcagttgccgccgcagccggAACTTGAGAACGCGCCACTGCAACCAGAACTTCAGAACCCCTTCCCGGTTGAGAACA TTCCAGCGCCTGAGGCTGTCGAAGAACCCCCAGCGCCTCCTATTCCCAAGTTGGTGGTGCCCAAGATCATGTTGCGGGTGCCCAAAGAGTTTCAAAAGTCAGTGGATGCAGCTCTAAGCAGCACGGATACGGAGGACGAGGAGTTGGAAACGACGCAAGCGGCGGAAGAAGCTGTGCCTGCACCACCCGAGGATTTACCCGTTGAGGCACCACCTTCGATTCAGCCGCCGGTGGTCAGCTTCGAAGACTCGACTTCGGCTAAGCTGAATCGCGTTCTCGCTGAATTGGAGCGCACCAAGCTGGACATTGAGCGAACCAAGGCGGATATAATCACCAAAAAGCAATCAAAGGCAATCATGGCCCATGCACAGGTGGACAATATTGTGCCACAGGTGGTGGATCCTCCGCAGCAACTGCAGCCACAACAAGAGGAGCAACGTCGCTGGTCACTCACGCCGCCTGCGTCACCACATAACAATCACGTTAACCTGCCCGAACCCCCACCAGCTGTGATTACTGAATTCCAAGACCGGCCCGATGCAGTGCGTCGCAACAGCCTCGGTAGTGATTGCATGGACATAGATGACAGCTTAAATGGACCGGAATTGGAGGATAGTAGAGACCAGACAGAGGAACAAGAAGAATCGGTGGAACCAGCGCAACCTTTGCTGGAAAGCCAAAAGGTTGCAGAGCCTCTTCCCATTGAGCCGCCTCCACCTGCCGACGGCATTATGGTGGCTGGAGCTGACACGCACACGGTGGATCTGCAATTGGATCGTCCTCTTGATCGATTTTCCATGGTTGATTTCGTAAGGCTGTGCTTAAACTCCGTTTATGCCATGTGCCTGTACTGCAATCATGCTCGAAGAATTGCGGTGAATGGAAAGCAGCTGGTTCTCCACATAATTAGCAAGCACCGGTTTACGGCTACAGTGGACAGCATTACGGCAGAGGAGCTGCATGCGGAGACGATTGTGGCGAGGCTAAAAAGTTTTCTCCCGCACCTAGAGAGCGAGTATATGAACGCGGCCAGTTGTTGCAGCGTAGAAGGTGGCAAGTATGCAGAGCCTTTCAACGAGCGAATCTACGAGTGTTTCACCTGCCGCTTTGTGACCTCTACGCACAAGGAGCTTTACACCCACAACAGGAGGATGCACATCAAGTCGAACATAATGTGCGTCATGTGTGAGACGAACTTCTACAGCTACAGTGAGATTCTGTGTCACATTTGTCCGGGTGAGGTGGCCGGAAGTGTATATGACCTCCAGTTCCGGTGCTGCCTGTGCGAGATGGCTCCTCTGCCCTCCGCCTTTCGGCTGATGGTGCACCTGAGGAAACAGCACCAGGCCTGCGACATCTGTCTCGAAGATTGCCAAAGCCAGGCGAAGCTCTCGTCGCACGTTTGGAAGCACAAGCTTCTGCATTTGTGCTACCGGTGCGGTATTGCCTACCGCAACAAGCAGGACATCTCAAAACATCTGTTTTGGAAGCACGGTACGGAGAGTGCTAGCTGCAAGCAGTGTCTACAGAAGCGCTGGCGCCATGTCTACCACTTTTGTGTGCCGCCGGCGCAGTTCCCGTGCGAACAGTGCGGCTTTGTCTTCAGCAAGGCCATTTACTTGGAGGTGCACCAAAGGATGCACTCGGGAGATTTCCGTTATGCGTGCACGGAGGAAGGCTGCGAGGAAAAATTTGTTTCTCGTAAACTCCTGCTCAAGCACGCCAGCAGTCATGCGGTAAAGGAACTGCCCCAAGCAGTTCCCGAGGAGCCGCCCAATTGCGATAATACGGTCCAAAAGCTGGAGGAGATCAAAAAGGAACCAGAAGGTGAGGAATCGAAAGatggaaatgaaaaagaaGATAAACCCTTGTCTGCGGCGGAAACCAACAAAGAGTCTGCCAAGAAGGAGGAATCGGAGGAGACTTTTAAGGAGCAGCCAGTGAGTAAATCTGAAAATCGCAAGCGGCGCAAAAAGTCCAAGCGCAACAAGGAATCCTTGGAAGACCTTAATCTCATTGCACCCAATCTCTCGGAGTCGGATAGCAGTGATGACAGCGACTCCGATGCACCGAAAAGCAGCCACCAGGAGCAGCCAGTTCTGCCAATGAGATCGTCTGTGGATGACCTGGACATGCCCAAAGTTATGTTGTCCCCATCCTCGGAAAGTGATGCTGAAGAACTCGATGGCAAGACGAAGCCGGAGGATAAGGGACAACTTCTAGAGGAGTCTAAGGAAGACAAGGATTTGGATGCTAACAAAGTCGACGAAGAATCAGAGCCCAAAAAGGAGGAAGAGCAAGTGGATGTCTCGATTTGGAAAAACCTACTCCAGAATCAGCCGGTCAACTCGGAGGATCAGACGGCTAAGGAGGAGGAAATGGAGTCCGTGTTGGCCAACCAGCCGCCTGCCAAGCTTCATGTTGCTTGGTCCGATCACGATTACTGCAAGTTGCATCGGACCCCACCACCGTCGCccgtaaaacaaaaattaatcgACAAGGCATCAACCAAAACGTCGGGGCAGAATGCCTCGAGCGATAGCGACAGTtccagcagctccagctcctcggACTCAGATTCTTCGAGCTGTTCCTGTGGCTCTAACTGTAGCTGCAGttccagcaacagcagcagttcCAGCGATGATTCCGACGACTCGGACAGTTCCATTGCTCGAGGATCGCCCCAGAAACGGTCACGTAAGAAGTCTCTGAAGCTGAAGAAAAGCACAGAGTCTCTCAAAAATGGACATCAAACTGATCGAGATACGGCGGACGACGTTAAATTGAATGCCGTGAATGAAAACCATAATTCTGCCGCTCCACCATCGCCCAAACTACCGCTGTATAAtgagtccgattttgacacaGCTTTCTCGGATACAGATGAAGAGTTTTACGACTCCCATCCCCAGAAACTGGCCAATGAATTGCTGGCCCAAAAGCGCGAGGCTCTCCTGGCGGAGCATGCACCACTGCGACCGAGCAACAATTACGACATTGTGGAGAACAGTCGACCTTCGACTCCATCTCTTCCGGAGGAGGCGTCTGCTTTTGCAGATAAGCGGGAAAGGGTGAGAAGCAAGAAAAAGAAGCGGGAACGCAAGTCTACGTGTAAGTCTGGCAAGATTCCACAGATGTCTAGTACACCTCTACCCATGGACAGGATGGTGGGAATTCCTGGGATGATAGCGCCTTTGGAGCCACCCACTCCAATCCAGTCTCAGCAAGAATCTTCTCTATTTCCCGTCACCCCACTAACCCATCGCCACTTGCAATCTTCGATGACCAGAATGAGTGAGGGCAGCAGTTGCTCCGATGCCGATGGCCAGCTGAAGCGCTCGAAACGTCAGCGAAGACCCAACAAGTTCTATGGCTATACGAGCGACGACGAAAACATGAGCGCCGTCCTTGCGCCACCACTACAGGTGGGAATGCAGCTGATaaaaccacagccaccaccaCAGTTGACCTGGGCCAAGGAGGATCTGCCCACACCGCCCAAACAGCGTAATCGGAATAACAACAATAGTCACCACCATCACTCTCACAGCAATGGTGGATCCGGTTTGGCGGGATTGTCGCGGAAGAGGAGTAAGCAGCGATCGCTGCTCGGAGCAGGAGGATCTCGCTCGGCCAAGCGTCACAAGCCCGATCGAGAGGATCACCTGCCACCCATTCCGACCCTCAAGATTCGCCCCAGCCTGCTGCCCGCCACAGCTCCGCCGACGGACAGCAGTGACACCAGTTCTGATGAAGATGATTTGGAGATTAATGTGACCAGCCTGGCAGCTCCGCAACCAGCACCACCTCCAGTTCTGCCACCGCCTGCGCCGGTGGCCTTGCCGGTTCAGccacctccgccgccgcctgcTGCGACTGCTTTCAACCAACCCATTCCACCAGCCCTGCTGCCCAATCCCGGGTTCGCCACGTTGCAGTACTTCAAGGCCAACAACATACGGTACCCTATTCGACCCCCGGCAGGCGCTCGTCTCGCTCGCGAGGGAGAATCTGTGTACTGCTACTGCCGCTGTCCCTACGATGAGGTCTCCGAGATGATCGCATGCGACGGAGACAACTGCCTAATTGAGTGGTTCCACTTCGAGTGTGTGGGAATTATGGTGGCGCCGCAGGGCAAGTGGTTCTGCGCCGAGTGCAGACCCAAGTACTCAGAGGGAATCTTCCAGGGCGCCAAGCCGCAATGA